Proteins co-encoded in one Burkholderia ambifaria AMMD genomic window:
- the rpsU gene encoding 30S ribosomal protein S21, which produces MTTIVLKPNEPVDVALRRFRRDIEKTGLIRELRSRTGYEKRTTQREREKASAVARQRLRAKRMLPPRKLH; this is translated from the coding sequence ATGACGACGATCGTCCTCAAGCCCAACGAACCGGTCGATGTCGCGCTTCGGCGCTTTCGGCGAGACATCGAGAAGACAGGCCTGATCCGCGAGTTGCGCAGTCGCACCGGTTATGAAAAGCGGACGACGCAGCGCGAGCGCGAGAAGGCCAGCGCCGTCGCGCGACAGCGCCTGCGCGCCAAGCGCATGTTGCCGCCTCGCAAGTTGCACTAG
- a CDS encoding helix-turn-helix domain-containing protein has protein sequence MAAWMLMHPRKNISEIAAGCGFADASRLGPKFRRTYGMWPRAYRSIRRPARSAG, from the coding sequence ATGGCCGCATGGATGCTGATGCATCCGCGAAAGAACATTTCCGAAATCGCGGCGGGCTGCGGATTTGCCGACGCGTCGCGTCTCGGGCCCAAGTTTCGGCGCACGTACGGGATGTGGCCGCGCGCGTATCGGAGCATCAGGCGCCCCGCGCGCTCGGCGGGATAG